The Falco biarmicus isolate bFalBia1 chromosome 7, bFalBia1.pri, whole genome shotgun sequence genome contains the following window.
GTCTCCGGCGCATCCCGCTGTGCCCAGCAGACAGTGGGAGtgggcacagctcagccccaccTGTGCTGAGGAAGCCCCGTCCTTGCCCTAGCAGCATCAAGGACCCCCCATGCCCCTGGGACTGTGGCCCCAGTCCATGGAGCCCCACAAAACAGAGACCCATGTGAGAGCCCTTGGGAGACCACCCTGTGCCAGACCCCAGGGAGACCAACATGCCAACCACTGCCACCAGCCCTCGAGCGGGCACAGGATCAATCCTCTGGAGCCGGAGCAGCACCACTGGCATTTTACTTTGCCACTTCGTAATAAACCCCTGCGACCATGGTTCATGCTGCCATTATTGGGATGGACAGCCAAGTATGGCCACTGTCACTGCTGAGCTGGCTGTTCCTGCCTCGTCGGGCACTTTGCCCCCCACCAGCACTCCAGAGACAGGCTTGGCACCCACTGGGGTGATGCCTGTCTCCCCCCTGGCTCTCGGCAGACCCCTGCACAAGACATTTTGGTGCAGCCAGTTAGGGCagccctcccctcctgcctgcctgccccactgcctgcagccctgctacACACCAGCTGAGTGTGCTTCTGGTGCAGGACCAGATACCAGAGCTAGAGagaccccccagctcccctggccACCCCTCTGCTGATGCAGCCAGCTCATACACAGGCTGTGCTGTCAGTGGGGGCTTCCCCAGAGCTATGGGCAAACCCCTAGGGCTGGGTCCTGCCTGGAAGCAGGGGCTGAAGGGGGCAAATGAGCCCAGTGACCTATCACAGCAAAGCAGGGACCCCCGGATGGATGCTGTCTGGAGTCGGCCTCTTGATTCAGTCTTGGCTCCAGCAAACCCCATTCTGCTGTAACCCTTCCCCGAGACTGGGGGGACACCAGAGTATTCCTGTGAGCCATTCgccctgctgctggcattgCTTCTGGTGCCATACTGACTGCTCCAAGGCACGGTGGGGAGCAAGaggcccagggctgcagcccccttcccacctccccagcctctcTCAGCCCCACCAGCTAtgccagctcccacagcagcgCTGGCCTTGGGGCAGTTGctgtgcagctgggagcagctgggccCCCGTGCCTCGCAACGACCTTCGGCAGGAGCTGAGCGCTCCCGTTTTGAGCGGAGCCACCAGCGGGTgcaaggctgctgcaggcagcgtgACACCCTGGgactgctgccagcagggacCAGCCCGGCGGGGACAAACAGCCACTGCAGAgagggcagcacccagccctggccagcatGCAGGATGCTTTTGGATCTGCCCCCCTGTGGGGACCCTGGGAGCACCCCACGGTGGGGACAGGAGCAGCCAGGACTGGCTCCAGGTCAGTCACccctccagcctgtccccagcagtgctggatCTGAGGACCCCAGCCCCGCTCATGACCAGGAACCCAGGCAGGACAGGAGGTGGCTGTGGGACACTTTATTGCTGGGCTGGactgtgctccagcagctgtgcaggtCTTGGCATGCACAGAGGGGGGATGAGGGGGGCACCCACGCCAGCCCCACCACCCGCAGAGGCACTTTGGGGTGCAGGAAGAGAGCAGCAGTGACCCAGTCCCTGCCAGACCTGTCCTGCCCTCACTGTCCTGCCACCGGTCCCCTCGCGCCCGCAGCTTCAGTGCCCACTGAGCACTGGGCCGTGGCCGTGCTGGTGTCACAGGGAGCTGCTCTGGCAGGAGCCGGTGGTGCCAGGAGGCACCTGCCACCCCCGTGTGCCCGGGATGCCCCGCTtgggtggcagggaggaggcCGAGCAGCGGAAGGAGCCCGTGGCCGGGGAGGACGGCTGGGGCTCAGGGCCATGCCcgcaggggcagccccagcccctctggaAAGGGATGGTGAAGAGCCCGTAGGTGATGGGGTCCAGGCATGCGTTGAAGAGACCAAAGATGAAGAGGATGTGGGTGAGGGCTGGCGAGACCCTTTTCTCCATGGCCCGTGGGCAGAACCAGtaccacagccccagcaggtaGTAGGGGGTCCAGCAGAGGATGAAGGAGGAGACGATGACCAGGCTCATCTTCAGCATGCGCAGCCGTGCCCGCGGGATGTTGTTCCTGGAGCAGTGCAGTGACATGTCCCGGGAggagactgggggggggggcggggcatgGCGCATGAGTGGGGGACACTtagcctggctggggcaggaacTCCATGCTCcacaggagggctggggggtccctgcacagccccagctagggctccccccttctccctccttcccagggtCCCTGCAGACACCCCCCCCCTGGTATGGGGACGGGGCAGCCTGGTGCCCAGGCACTCACAGAGGCTGGAGCCCATGCGCCGGGAGATCTCCAGGAGGATGCGTGTGTAGCAGCAGACCATGATGAGCAGCGgcagcaggaagaggcaggtgAAGCCGAGCATGTTGTAGAGGGTCTcatgccagggctgggggaagctgCCCCGCGTGGTGCACTGGGTGAAGTTGTGGGGAGGGCGGAGGGTGACCGTGTGGAAGAGGAACAGCTggaagcagagcagaggtgggatggcagccccctccccaggggctcTGTGCCTCCCAAAAGCAGATCCTGAGCCAGGGACCACTGGAGCCACAGGGTCAGATGCTGTTCATGGGATCCCCAGCCACCCCTGCACCAGACCCCACCCCCAGGGGGATGGGGCGCACAGTGGGGAGGGGGCCAGAGCTGGGTGGAGGGGGCATGCTGCCACGGCCCCTCCttcactgctgtttctgctcCAAGCCTTCTCCAACCCGAttgcacagggctggcagcagcaccagccctggcaGCGACCCCAGATGGTGTGGCTGGGGACCCTGGGAGCCAGCACAGAAGCTGGGTGGGCGTCTGCCACGGGGCATGGAGCCTGAGAGGAGCCCCGAGATGAGTACCTGTGGCACCGAGAGCCCCGCGCTGAGGAGCCAAGCGACATAAAGCATGATGCGGTTCCTCCTCCGGGCGCGGGCAATGGCCAGCGGGTGCAGGATGGCAGCCTGCCGGTCCAGGCTGATGACGACGGTGATGAAGGCGGAGGCGTACATGGCCAGCAGCCGGAGGTACATGAGGAGGCGGCAGGCCAGGTCACCTGCCCGCCACTGCAGTGTGATGTTCCAGATGGCATCCAGCGGCATCACTGCCACCGTCACCAGCAGGTCAGCGACAGCCAGGTGCAACAGCAGCAGGTGGATGTGGGAGCGCCGgctgccccgccggccccccgccgcccgcaaCACTGCCAGGTTGCAGCTGGCAGAGAGGGCGAAGAGGACCAAGGTGACAGCCACGCGGGCCTGGGCAGCGGGGGAGAAGgtgggcagctgcaggggctcCTCGCCGCCCTCCGCCTGCGGGctccaggcacagccctgctcgCGGGGGGACAGGTTGCCGGGGGGCTCCGCACTGGTGTTCCCCACTGCAGGGCCTGGGTCCAGGTGGTCCCTTCCTGCCACAATAGgcagacaggcagcagcagcctggccagagggagccctggggtgggggctcCAAGGGGGGACAGGTCATGCTTAGCATAGGAGGTCCCATCCCCTGGTGCGCTGCTCCCTACCCAGGGCCATGGTGCCTGCACCACAACCCTAGCCCAGCTCactgccttcagctgctccctgcatcCCCGCTGCACCCCCAGAGCCACCCCACACCCTACAGAGCTACGAGGGTCCTCGGCACcaagcagggcagagggggacAGGCTCAGCTagccccaacccaccacccaGCCCAGGCCATTCCCGCTGTCCATCCACACCGGAGCATCCCTTGTGGCCCTGCACGGGAACACACACCCTCCCAGCCCAATGTCAGAGCCCCCGGGGGACCAGGCGCCCCATTCCCCCCTCCACCTCACCTCCAGCCAGGGtgtcctgcccagcaccacccagCTGGGCCATGCCAGGGCTCACgctgctgtgtgtctgtgctgagGGCTCCTGCATCTGCGTCGTGCCAGGTGGCAGCGAGCCGGCAGGGGCCAGAGAAAGAGGGGAAGCAGGGCAGGTACCGCTACAGCACTGGTGCCTGCAGCCACCTCCGCGCCTGCCGCTGGGCCACACTCAGCAGGCAGCCGGTGGGGTGCCCTTGGTAGCTCAGGTTGCTCCTTGACGTAGCCAGTCCGCTTGGAACGGCTTGGTCCTTCACCCCGcaccacccacacacacacgtaaACATGCACCGTGCTCACACACAggtacacacacagagacacgTAAGTGTGCACAGTgctcacacacagacacacacagacatgtaAGTGTGCACAGCACTCACACACAAACATGTAAGTGGGCACAACactcacacacagacacagaaacacacGCACAGACTCAAATGCATCTTCTTGCTGATGCACGTGCAGATGCACACAGGcatgtacacatgcacacacagctctgccctgacatctctgtccctctccccccacccccaggcagGCATCTGTCcccttctgcctgctccagctgcactggCTCATCCCAAATCCCATCCTAACAGCACGCAGGACTGGTGTGGGCCATGCTCAGCACCTTGTACTTGTTCCTGTACCAGGAACCCCACCTGGGTCAGCCCCCAGtagcagcagggccagggaaCTGGGGCAGAGGGAGATGCCCCACAGCCATGGGACAGAGCCCACCAGCCAGAGCATCCCCCAGGCCAAGGGAAGGAGCTGCCTCAGcccaggtgggtgctgcagccttCCTTCCCCGGGACTGGGCATTGGGGTGCATCATTTGGGGGGGCTAAAAGACCCACAGACCCCTTCTTCtagccctgcctctgccagctgctccccCAGACCGTGGAtgtccctgcagctggagcatGTCCCCACAGCTAGAGCGTTTCCCCAAGTCCCTTGAGCCCTGGATGGGGGGAAGCTGCAGtctgggggaaggcaggggggCTGCTTTGCATCTCAAAGGATTCAGCCTCCCTGCCAGAGGGAATTAACATTATTAGCAAGTCATTTCACAGATAAGAGGGGCTCATTAGCTCTGCAGACCCCCTGCCCCAGAGTCCCCGGAGTGGGCGGAGaaggccccccccccccgccctgtaCATTAGCACCCGGCTGTCAGGTCCCACCATAATGGACTCTCCAGATCCCAGCCGGCCATGGGCCCCCACACCCTGCAGCTAGCCACGCAGGCGGCTGGGGGGCAGAGGGCCCCCATCTTCAGCCTCCCCACACACTCCCCTCCACCTGCTGGGTCCCCAGCCCAAGggggtcagccccagccccacaccagaGCCCTCCCCTATTGTTGGACCCCAGTTACCCACATTGAACCCTGCACCGTGGGGGCTCAcacaggcaccagcacagggacaggCAATGCTCAGCTCTCACCGAGCACCAGGGCCAGATCCGGAGGGTGCTGGTgacccccacacacccccagccgTGGGACAggccctggggcaggaggtgtCTCTCCCAATACCTCCCTGCAATTGCTTTCCCAGATGCTGTCCAGCTGCCCCGCAGCTGCGTGTCAccatccccagcccctgcagctcagcaaggCGGTGCTGGATGCGTGCCGGAGCCCCTGCCCACGCCTGGCAGGGTGCCCATGGcttgccctgctgcagagccagagtTTCACCAGCTCAGCcatcctcccccagccccaaacccaCTCCCGAAGCTGACGCGATGGCCAGGGCATGCTGAGCCCCATCCCATGCCCAGGAATAGCCACGGTGACACATGGCACAGGGGTTTATTTATGTACAGTCCCAGCCACCTCAGCACGTCCAGTGCAGCTCCAGGCTCACACAAGAGGCAGGTCACCCCCACCATCTCCCAGCTGTCCAGGGGGGGACACGcatcccccaggctgcaggcatCCGGACGGTGCGTTGTGGGGCTGTGCGGCACCAGGTCCTCcggcaccaggagctgggggcTCATCGGGGTCAGTCCTGAGGCTGTGGCGGGAGCAGAGCCTCCAAGAGAGAGAGCAGGTCTGCAGAGAGGTCCTGGGGGGAGCAGAGGGTGGGTGAGATACTGatgggccagggcaggggtccAGGGCAGGTCCAGGGTCTTGGGGAGTGCAGGAACAGGGACTGGCAAAGCCCACCTGCCAGGATCATCCTGGTCAGGGACAAGCAGGACCAGGGCGTCAGGTCTGTCCCAAGTGATGGGACCCCAATAAACACAAAGGAAGGTGGTGACACCAGGGGTGACCAGAGCAGCCCAAAGGATCCATATGCACCAGCTgcaaggaggagggggggcaCCTCTCTGTTCCCAACCCCAAACAAGGCTGTTGTTACCCCCAAAAGCGGTCCCCGCACTACCCCAGCCAAGGGGGCTCCGAGCGCACCAGAGTGGGGTGAGCCCCTCCCCCATGCCAGCCCCATGCTGGGGCCACCTCGGCTCACCCCGATCCCTGCCAGCACACGTACCTGGGTGACTGTCCCTGCGTCCACAAACTCCGGCAGCATCAGCTCAGCATCCAGCAGGGGGTCTCCGGGGAGGTCCGAGGGGGCACCTGCCCCTGCGCCGTGAGGGGAGAGCCAGGAGGTCACGTTGGAGTCGACAACCCCGTGCAGCTGCGGGGGGGTCCCTGTTGCAGGGATGTAGGGGGGCAACCCCCAGGCCTCCATCCCCACCTCGGGAACTCCAAGCACCTCAGGGGGGGTCCCCGCAGCAGGGCCACAGGGAGGTGACCCCCAGGGCCCTGGCTCCATGCCGGGAGCCCCGTGCAGCTCCAGGGGGGTCCCCACCGTGGCAGGTGACCCCCAGCCCACAGTGCCGGGGGGCGAAGCATCCCGCAGGGCCGGGGCTGGTGTGTGcaggcggggggctgggggctggcagcaccccaggccctgggggcagagggggcagtgccggggggctgccccccgccgccgggccaGCACCTCCTCGCTGAgccccagcagggctgagagGTGGGCGATGTAGCGGATGGCGAGGCGCAGGGTCTCGATCTTGGTGAGGGTCTGCCCGGCGGGTGCCAGCGCGGGTGGCAGGTAGTGCCGCAGCCGCAGCAGCGCCTGTGCCAGCCGGCGCATCCGCAGCTTCTCTCGCTCGCTGGCGCTCTGCCGCGGGCCCCCCGGCCCCGTGCCCCGaatccccctcctgcccccggggccgccccgcagGCAGGGGTCAGCGGGGCTGCGGCAGGGTGCCTGGGCAGCGGCGGGGGAGGAAAGGCCACAGGAGTCGGGTGAGGGTGCGGGCGAGCTGCTGCTGTAGCCCTCAGGGTCCGGGGGTCCGCGGCAGCCccagtcctgcagcagggccGTGGCAGGGAGTGGGAGGCCGGGGGCTGCCGAGCGGGCCATGGCTGCGGGGCTGTGTGCTGGCGTCCCCCGGCCGCCCTGGCTTTATGCAGGGCCAGAGGTGTGAAGTGGCACCTTCGTGGCCGGCATCAGCATCACTTCAAAGGCCagggggggctgagggcagccAACTTTGAACACGCGGGTGACGAATTTTACCCCAGCGGTGTGAGGCTGCTCTGcgctgcccacccccagcagccatCACCCCCCCACGCCATCCTGAGGATGGGGCTTGGGCCCCACGTGGGGGGCTGCGTTGGGGTGTGCAGTGAGGGTGCCAGTGGGGTTGGTAGCAAGGCCTTCAGCTGGGGCTGCCGAGGGGGGCTGTTGCAATGGGGGTCTGCAGCGGAGTCTGCAGCAGGGTCTGCTGTGGGGTCCCACATGGGGTCTGCAGTGCGGTCTGCGTGGGATCTGCTGTGGGGTCCACTATGGGGTCCACAGCGGGGTCTACAGTGTGGGCTGAAgtgtgggctgctgtggggtcCCACATGGGGTCTGCAGCAGGGTCCGCTGTGGGATCTGCAGTGGGGTTTGCAGTGGGGTCTGCAGTGGTGTCCACAGCGGGGTCTGCAGCAGGGTGcaagctgcagcagtgccagctccGGGTGTCCCCGTGTCGTCCCCCCccgcagcctggctgcagccagcacccccGGTGCCCAGCTTGGCTCCGCGGGACACCGCGCCCGGTGCGGGGGGGCACGGCCCGCCCTGCCTCCGCCGGGCCCCGCTAACGgcgcccgccgctgcccgccccgtGCCCGGCCGCCCGCTGAGCCCGGCGCGGAGCCGCGGCCGCAGCCCGGtgccggcgggggcggcggagGGGCGGCCCGGGCGAGGCTGGGAGGGGCCCCCCCGCCGCGTTCCCAGGCCCCGCAGGTGTCGGTGCCGGCGGGTGCGAAGGTTTCCAGGGAAACCCGGGATGGGAAGGAAAACCCATCagggcgcgggcggggggctggggcggcggggcggcagcgCTGCGCCTCGGAGTACGGGACACACCCCCCCCCGGTACCGGGTGTGCGCAGCCCCGGGGCACGGCGGTGGGCACAGGACCCCCAAACTGGGTGTGTGCAGCCCTGAGGGTACAGTGGGGGGCTCAGAACCTCCCCATACTGGCTGTGCTTGGGACCTCCCTAAAGTGGCTGTGCTCGGGACTCCCTCATACTGGGTGTACAGTGCTCCAGGGGTACATGGTGAGCACAGGACACCCACATACCAGCTGTGCTCAGGACCCCCCTAAACTGGCTGTGCTCAGGACCCCCCGTACTGGGTGTGCAAAGCCACAGGGGTACAGCAGTGGACACAGGATCCCCCTATACcagctgtgctccagaccccctCTTACCAGGTGTGCATAGCCCCTCTGCTGTCTCAGGCACCAGACACAgggcacagagctggcagaggggcACGGACCTGGGCACGGTGCCCACAGTGGGGTgcagacccccccgccggggaAGTGCTGGTGACAGGTGGGTGCGCCAGCATCTCATGGCTCATGGCCATGTGTTTCCTGGTGGTCACATGAAGCTTGTTCAGTTTCCCTTGGGAGATGATGAGATAAATTCTGCTTATTGCTCACCACCGGCCAAGCGCTCCAGCCATCCTTGCCACGCTCACCAGAGCTGGGTTCAGCCCCAGTCGCACCAGCGCTGCGGGGAGCCTGGGCAGGGGCATTGCCAGCGTTTCATTCGTGCAGGTGTCGCACAGCCCTGGGTGTCCAGCAGTGCAGGGACAGGGTGGTGACCTGCCACCATCCCTTCCTGCCACGGCACCCACTGCTGCTCAGGGCCACATGCACCCCAAGGTGTCACTCCACAGCCCAGCCCCCAGCGGAGCCCTCCTCCTGGCACCCACACAGCTGCCCAGGCACCATGAGGATACTGGCATCTGAACTGGCCGTTCCCCCCCTGGCAGATGTTGCAGGCATGGCAGAAAATCACCACAGTTAATTGCTATTAATCCCCTCTGCCCTCTTGCTGGAAGGAGTGCCATGCCAGAGTGCAAGGTCCGAGAGCATGGGTGCTGACCAGGACCCGCAGCACGTCTCTGGGTGCGCAGGCATCTGACACCATCCCAAAGCCCacctctggggctgggggctgctgcgggggtCCAGCGGCAGCCTGGCCCTGGGAGCGTGGCAGGCTGCTCTGCGAGGTGCTGTGCACCCAacagcacagcctggggcaTGGCCGCTTCCCTGCACATCCCCCAgttctgccccagccccgctccgccccATCCCCAGGCCCCCTCCTGGGTCTCATTAGCTGATGAGCTCCCGGGTAATGAGTTCTGCGGCCCTGCTGGGCAGCCGCTTCCCACCTCCCTCTGTGTTTAGACAAGTGCTGGAGCACGGCTGGGCCGTGACAGCACTGGCCATGGGGTCAGAGCCCCCCGAGGGGGAGCCCACAGCCCCTCACCCCTCAGAGGAGATGGGGTCCCCCCACGTCCCTCCAGCCCATATTGATGGAGCGTGGGCCATGGGGTGGACACGGTGACGGCACTGGGATGGAgctcagctgcagggctgctgacagtgctgctggccaaagctggCCAAAGCCCTCCCCAGGCGGTCAGTGCCCAGCTCAGACTGGTGCCTCCCAGAGCAGCCATCCCTCCCACTGAAGGGGTCCCATGCCAGGACACCCCACAGCTCGCCTTGGaccccccatccctgctccagcacctcctgggGGTGAGACATCTGCACGGCCCTTGGCCCTGGCTGTGCACTCTTGTACCTCCAGCCAGAAGtggggcagctggcagggatggTGCACAGGGCTGTGCCCGGCACCGGGGTGAGTGCCATGACAGCGTCCCAGCAAACAGCCCTCTGCAGCTAGGAGCACTGCCCACCCCAGAGCTGGGCAAGCAGATGCCTCccccctgcttctgctgcaccccccagcccacGCATGCAGGCAGGGTCCCCTGCCCTAAAGAGCACCCTAAAGAGCTTAGCATCCCCCCACGGTACTGCCCACTGCCTTGGGGGACCCTGACTCCCAGCCTGGGGTTTGCGCTGGCTGGATGAGCAGTACAGGGAGCCACAGCTCCATGCAGGGGAGGCACAGCCCAGTGGGTCCCCACAAACACTCAGGCTGTGCCTCCAGCTTCTCCAGAGCACAGTGGGAGCTCAGAGAGCCGGGGCTGCATCCCATGGGATCAGGGAGACCGAGGCAGCATGGCCAGGTTGTCTCCTGGCACACTAGACCCACTGCCAGCGCGTCCCTGCATCCCCCTGTCCTTCAGGGCGGTTGGGTTGAGCTGGGAGCACACCAGGACTCCTGGCCCTAGGTCTGGGGGCTgtgcagagggcaggggaggtgtGGGGACACTGTTGGGTGTCAGGGCTGGTGGCTCAGGGTCCCAGCACTGGAAGGTCAAGTTCCTGCTGCCCACTGCAGTGCAGCTGGCCCAGCAAAGCCACCGTGTGGGGTGGTGCAggctctggcagggctggtAGGCACGTTAGCATCTCTCATGGCCGTGTGAATTGATCCCTGCACACTTCCCAGCGCTGGGCAGCGCCAATTAAGGGTCAGAGGAGTCAGAACTGACACCTCTGCAAATGGGCCCAGCATTCCCAGGCTCCTGGCTggccccagcctggctctgtAGGTTTTGACACCTCCAGGTGGTCGCAAAGGTGTCACCTcgcaccccagccccacataaagctggggctgcccgggcacccCCAGAtgcaagcagcagagcagacccTGGCCATGGCtggacccccagccccactccttCTCTGGGGTCTCCAGCCTTCGGCGGGCCATGCCCTGCTCCAGGACCGGGCCAGGGGGCTCGCCAACGCCACCTCCCCAACGCCTTCTGCAGAGCCACCGGgcatgtccccatgtcccccgCGGGGCCGGCAGCTGGGGTCTGGGGGCCGGCGGGGTGGTGGGGCTGAGCCAGGGCGgtgcggggggccggggggcccgCGGCAGAGCGCCAGCGAGCGAGAGAAGCTGCGGATGCGCCGGCTGGCACAGGCGCTGCTGCGGCTGCGGCACTACCTGCCACCCGCGCTGGCACCCGCCGGGCAGACCCTCACCAAGATCGAGACCCTGCGCCTCGCCATCCGCTA
Protein-coding sequences here:
- the LOC130152998 gene encoding gonadotropin-releasing hormone II receptor-like, translating into MALGRDHLDPGPAVGNTSAEPPGNLSPREQGCAWSPQAEGGEEPLQLPTFSPAAQARVAVTLVLFALSASCNLAVLRAAGGRRGSRRSHIHLLLLHLAVADLLVTVAVMPLDAIWNITLQWRAGDLACRLLMYLRLLAMYASAFITVVISLDRQAAILHPLAIARARRRNRIMLYVAWLLSAGLSVPQLFLFHTVTLRPPHNFTQCTTRGSFPQPWHETLYNMLGFTCLFLLPLLIMVCCYTRILLEISRRMGSSLFSSRDMSLHCSRNNIPRARLRMLKMSLVIVSSFILCWTPYYLLGLWYWFCPRAMEKRVSPALTHILFIFGLFNACLDPITYGLFTIPFQRGWGCPCGHGPEPQPSSPATGSFRCSASSLPPKRGIPGTRGWQVPPGTTGSCQSSSL
- the LOC130152999 gene encoding mesoderm posterior protein 1-like, which codes for MARSAAPGLPLPATALLQDWGCRGPPDPEGYSSSSPAPSPDSCGLSSPAAAQAPCRSPADPCLRGGPGGRRGIRGTGPGGPRQSASEREKLRMRRLAQALLRLRHYLPPALAPAGQTLTKIETLRLAIRYIAHLSALLGLSEEVLARRRGAAPRHCPLCPQGLGCCQPPAPRLHTPAPALRDASPPGTVGWGSPATVGTPLELHGAPGMEPGPWGSPPCGPAAGTPPEVLGVPEVGMEAWGLPPYIPATGTPPQLHGVVDSNVTSWLSPHGAGAGAPSDLPGDPLLDAELMLPEFVDAGTVTQDLSADLLSLLEALLPPQPQD